DNA sequence from the Pelecanus crispus isolate bPelCri1 chromosome 4, bPelCri1.pri, whole genome shotgun sequence genome:
tttttttttgtcttccttttcttgtcttccttttcttttttgtcttttttttttcttttttcctttttgtcaaCTTTTTCCccggtgctttttttttcccccccttcctccttcttcttcttcctcctcttctgcctccttcctcctctccttctgcttctcctcttctcccccgccgccctccccgcccctccccgcaAAGTGAAAACGCGTGCATcgaaagggaagggaaggaaggcggcgggcgggggggggggggtgtccccggggcgcgcggggggggtccccgctaGTTGTGCGAGGTCATGTGGCGGGAGAGGTGGTGCCTCTCGCGGAAGGACTCGTTGCAGATGGGGCACTTGAGCTTCTCCTCGCGGCGCCGCTTGACGAGGGGCTCCAGCGCGTACTCCTTCTTGTGGTGGGAGCGCATGTGGTAGACCAGGTCCGAGGTCATGCGGAACGAGGCGTTGCACTTGGCGCACCAGTTCTGCGCCGGCAGGCACAGCGACGTGAAGGAGGGCGGCAGCAGCGTCAGCGCCGAcggcagctgcagctgcagcggccccgccaccgccgccgagCTCTTGGGCCAGAAGGCGGTGGCGTAGAGGAAGGGGCTCTGCTtgggcagccccccgccgccgccgccgccgccgccgccgcccgccgccgcctccccgccgcccggcagCTTGACGGCCAGCGCCTCGGCGGCGtagaggcgggcggggggcggcggcggcggcgtcgGGGCAGGGCTCGCCCAGCCCGCCCAGCTTCTGGCCCAGCACCAGCGGCGGGCCGTGCGGGAAGGAGCGGGCGGGCTGCGAGAAGGCGCTCTTCCGCtcctccgccccgccgccgccgcccgcccccagCTGCGGGACGCTGCTGAAGGCGCTGCCCCGCGGCGGGCTGCCCCCCTCCAGGCGGGCGGCCAGCGGgccccccgggccgccgcgggggcacagccccggctccgcgccgcccgcccccgggccggcgggggaGGCGCGCTCCTGGCCCTCctcggggccgccgccgccgtcggGCTCGGCGCCGCGGGCCGCCTTCTTCACCTCCACGAAGGCGCTGCGCTTGGCCTCCCCCGTCTCCGGGCTGGGCGGCGCGAAGAGCCGGCCGCCCTCCTCCAGCCCGCAGTAGGAGCCGGCCGCCCGGTACTGCTGCTGCGGGGCGCACACCGGCTCCTCCttgggcggcggcggcagccccggccgctccGCCGGGAagcggccccgcgccgccgccgggccccgcgccTCCTCCTCGGGGTACCGCCGCTTGGCCCTGCCGCCCGACGGCTCCGGGCCGGCCTCGggggccgccggccgccccggggagccgccccgcccgccgcgggcgTTCTCCAGCTCCCGCGCCAGGTTGTGGAAGTCCGTGGAGGGCTTGGTGctggcggccgcgccgccgccctcGGCCCCGGGGAAGGGCTGGTGCGGCGGCGCGCCGGGCTTGCAGTACTTGCCGGCCTCCGGCTCCTTGCCGGCGCCGTCCTTGCCGccgggggcctcggcggcggggccgccgtcGGGGCCGTGCAGCCTCTTGGGGCAGCGGAAGCGGAGGTGGGCGGCGAAGGGCAGCTCGAACTGGAAGCGCTGGCTGCACTCGGGGCAGGCGAAGGGCGGCGAGCCTGCGGCCGGGCACCCCACCCGCGGGGCGGCAGACACGGGGGGGGGCACCGTCAGCCGCGGCCGGCGCGGAGGCTTCCCCGCGGGATcgaggaaaaggggggggggggtggttcccGACgccggccgcctccccgccccccccccccgccaaataTCACCCCGgcggggacacccccccccccccccccggcgcggcggccccggTCACGCGCGGCCGTGGGaaggggcgcggggcggcggcgcggggcacCCACCGTTGGTGCGGGCGGGGGCCCGGGCGGGgccgagcagcagcagctcggTGAGCTCCTTGCCGTACCACACCAGCAGCTCCTCGTCCTTGGCGATGCGGCGCAGCGAGCGGTAGAAGAGCTGCCCGCTCTTGATGTAGGCCTCCAGGTTCTGCTCCTCCCGCTCCCGCGCCGACTGCACCAGCCGCAGCCACATCAGCCCCTCCGACGAGCCGTTGGCCGCCGACGTGTCCACCTGCAAAGCCCGCGGGAATCAAGGCGGACAGACAGACCGCCCGCCCGCCCGACCGACGGGATGGGCCCGGGCAGCTGGCGGGGGAAAGCGTCCCGGTGGCGGGGGTCCGGCCCGGCCCCCGTGCTCTGCGAGGGGGCGGCTGCAGGCGGAGGCGGTgcggggtgcgggcagggtgcggtgcgggcagcaggcaggtttcaggcagggtgcgggcagggtgcagcacGCAGGGTGCGGGACcgggcagggtgcggggtgcgggcagtgggcagcaggcagggtgcgggagcgggcagggtgcggggagcgggcagggtgcggggagcgggcagggtgcgggcagcggCCGTCGGGGGGGCGGCTTTGCCCGGCGGATGAGCGACTTCTTACCCGGAATATGTAGGGGACGGTGCGCTTGTCGGTGGACTTGAGGGCGATGAAGGCAATGCTGTCGTACAGGGACGTGTGGCTCAGGACGCAGGGACCGAAAATGGCATTTTCCGGAATGTCGCAGGTGGTGTAAACGCTGGTGAAAATGTCAGTCAAGCACTGCTGGACCGTCTTGGCGTCCCCGTCCCATATTCCCCTCTGGACCCCGGCGTCCTCCATGCCTGCGGGCGGAGAGAGGGGCAGAGCGGAGAGGTtacggcgcggcggggcccgccgcAGCGCTGCGCGGAGACGCGGCCGGCGCCCGCCggggaaacaaaatttaaaaaaaaatataattgacaaaaaataataataataaaaaaaataacaggcaAGCGAGCACTTCCAGcggtctggaaaaaaaaaaataaaggaggcGAGGAGCTCCGCGAGCGGGAGGCGAGGTGCGGGGAAGCTGTCGCGATGATTTATTTATCGGCGAGCCCGCCTGCGAGCGCGACGGGAGCCGGGCAGCAAGCGGGGGGTGCAAACCCGAGCGGCGGGAGCCGGCCGAAAAGGGGCCAAGGAGGGGCTgcgggccccggcggcgggcgggtccccccgccccgggccgcgggcagagcggggccgggccgctcTCCGCGCTGCGCCGGGAGCAGAGCGAACGGGTTTCGAGTGGCTTGTCATTGTCGCTGATTGCATGTCAGCTCACCTCCCGCTCCGCTCGACAAGAGGGAACGTATGTCTGCTCATTACCATAATCCAGCACTTTCCCTCCGAGActttaattaaaagcagcaagcagaggTAATTATTTTTACCTCGACACGCTTATttatggaggaggaggaggagggtgagcCCCGGCTCCCGTGCTCTGCGAGGGGACGGCTGCGGCGGAGGCGaggcgggcagggtgcggggtgcgggcagggtgcggggtgcagggtgcggggtgcgggcagggtgcgggcagcgtgcggggtgcgggcagcgtgcggggtgcggggtgcagggtgcgggcagcgtgcggggtgcgggcagcgtgcggggtgcgggcagcgtgcggggtgcagggtgcgggcagggtgcagggtgcgggcagggtgcagggtgcgggcagggtgcaggacAGCGGCCGCCGGTGTGCCGCGCCCCGCGGTGCCgaggccggggagggggcagcgcgCAGGGCCGCGGGTGCCCTTGCCCGTTCCGACCCGATGCgtgtggggctgccccccgccccccaccgGAGCCACCGCCTCGGGGGTCGCTCGGGGCCGAAGCGGGGCCGCTCTCCGTGCGCCTCTTCCCAGCCGAAGCCGCCCGCAGCGGGCacggccccgccgagccgcccctcgccccccgcttGCGGAAGACAACCGCGTCCCCCCGCAACTTCGCCCCCGGCGTGGgcggcggggggtcccgggcccCGCCCGGGAACGGGGGCCGGGCCgaggccgctgccgccgcctccccgccgcccccctcgtTGCGGAGCTGCCCGGCGCATCCCTTCCCCCGAAGGGATTATTTCGCCAAACGAAACAAACGGCAGCGAGCGGCCCCCGCCAAACTTTCCacccgccccggccgggccccgcacggccccgcgcccccccggccccgccgcgctgcctcccccgccgccgccctttgtccgggccgggcggcgccggggccgctgCCGGAGCCTGCTCCGCCGGGCACCgcgccccgggcagcgccgccgcgccccggccccggcccccggccccggccccctcccggCATTGTTCCCGCAGCCGAGCGGctccccccgggccgggcggcggggggcggcgggtaCTCACCGGGGAGGGTGGGGATGCGCTCCTCGCCCCGACGAGTGGCACAAAGACGGGCTGCCGGCtgcgctgcccccgccgctaCCGCATCAGAGCCGCTCCatggccggggccgggggccggggcgcgggcggcggggcgcgggcgggcgaGGCGGGGAGGCGAGCGGTGCAGATGGACCCGATGCAGTGAGGGACtggcacacagacacacactttTTGTTTGCTGCACATAATCTGCCCAATGACGCGTGACAGCCCACGTCCCCTCCCTTTAACCCCTTCGGGGGCTGCCCGctcgctgcccgcccgcccgcacGCTGCTCACCTGgccccgccggcaccgggcaCCTGCGCGGCtttgggggggacacacgggggcGGGGCGCACCCCCCCGCCGACCCTTCCCGCCGCCTGGcagggggtgcggggcggggaggcggggggggcccgaCGGCCGCTCCGCCCGGTGCCGGCAtcccggcggccgcccccccgctctgccccctcacctgcggggcagcggggagcccgcCGGGCCGGCCGACAGCCCCCCCTCCTCGCCGGGATAAAGGCGGGGGGTGCCGCGGCGGGGCCAGCCGCCCGCCCTCGctccgcagccccgctccccccggcggCGGAGGCCCGacgggcggcggggcagcggccccgggggtccccgcccGGCCCGGAGCGGCGAGGGGCGCCGGCGCGGAGCCGGCCTggcccggggcgcggggctcgCCCCCCGCACCCGCACTTAGGGCCACGCACGCAGGGCTGGGAAGCGAAGGCGCCCGCAGGTGCTCTCTGCCAAAATAAGGGGTCTGCCGCGCGGAAAAGCGTTGACCGGGTCCTCCCGCATCGCCGTCATTTTAGATACAAaacagattttggtttttttttttaaaaaaaaaaaattaaaaaattaaaaataaaactgaaagccCCCTAAACTAAACAAAAGAAGAGACAAAGCGTTTTCCAGAGGCGAAGGGAGCGTTGTTTGCAATCACAGAGTGGGATGATATTTGGCTTTCAAATTCACTTATCCTCTACATAATTACGATTTTCCTTGCATTAGGATTAAAGGCTGCATATAATATGCTTTCAACATTTATCTTATTAATTCGACGAAACACAGCGTCTCCTAAAAAGGAGATTGtcataacattaaaaatatgggAGTCTGTAAAAATTTGGATCTCAATTCCTGcttcaaagggttttttttttttccccttttcctggtttctgcctttctcctttttttttttttttaaatgctgcagcTCTCGCTGTGTGATATAAATTGTCCGAATGACTGTCATTAGtaggggggaaagaaaacctACGCGTTATTTTTATTCGTGAGAATTTTAAGGGACACCACGGTACATAAACTATCTCGAAATTGCTTCGACATTCTCTCAGCTACCGAAATTCCCCGATACTAAAAAGGAGCGTAGCGGCATTTATGAGCATTTATTCAGCCTCGGATGCTACCGTAAAAGTGAATCCCAGGCAACAGCGTCGCCTCAGCCCCGCAGAACCGCGCTGTGATGTACGCGGACCCTCGCCTTTTAAGTTCACGCTTCCAAGTGCCAcggccgggcagcggccgcAGCAAACCCCGCCGGCCACGGCTCCCTGGACGAGCCCGGTGCTGGTGCCGGtggtgctggcagccagccctgcaAGGCGGACGGCGTCCAACTCGGCGCATTTGGGAGGCAGCCGCTCCCCCGGGATCAGTGAAAACCCGCACcgggaaattttttttttgcggggggggggggaacggtGAAGGTGCGCCAGGGCCCGATCCGGCTCCAGCCCCGCTGCGGGGCGAGgagggcccggcccggggggggagCGGCTTCCCcggccaccagccccagcccggtGGGTGCCCGGCCAGCCGCCTCCCGTAAACCCCACACCGAACACCTCCTTATCCATCGGCAGGTTATATCGCTTATTCTTGCAGAAAATCTCCCGCCGAGAGCCAAGAGCTGAGGagctccagctgcctgcccgCCGAGCGCCCGGCAGCCCAACGCCGCCTCCAGCCCCCCAAAagcgcagccccagccccgcagcacccGGCACCCCCGACGGCACCGGCCCGGTGCGCAGCCGCCCGCCGGCGACCGGCTCCGGGAAAGGCGAAGGCTCCCAGAGCTGCGGCCGGAGCGGGACAGGGACCGGGGCTCGCAGTGGGCCGGGCAGGCAAACCCACGGACACGCGTGGGCCAAGGGCCGtccagccccgggggggcggcccgggctctgctgctccccggccgggacccccgtggggggacggggcggcagcgggggccaGCAGGGCCGTGGTGCTCGGCCACCGCTGTCCCTTCACCTCTCAGAGGGAAGCGTGGGTTTTCTGCCCGTGAGGAGTTACCATGGGGATGGCTGCAAAGGATGGAGGATCTGTCTCTCGGAGAATGTCAGGGCACCCGCCCggctgcgccggaggagccttctctttcctcccgGATTTCACCTGGGAAGGCGAGGGGGAAAGGGGCCAGGTGAGGCTGCGCAACCTTTGCTCAGAGACGCTCCTGCATCCCTTGGGAAATGCTGCCTCAAAGTTGCGACACGCACCAGGCCTACAAATGTACGGTTACTCCTCTGAGGAGACGCGCACGCAGCCGAGAGTCGGCTCACGGGTGACTCTACCGTAAAGTCACCCGTGAAATAAAATCGCAGAGCAAACGCGCACGTTCCCAGAGGCGCAGGAGCCCAGCCACCATCGTTCAGGCGGTGCTGGGGGACCGCGGGGAGGAGGGACGAAGGGATGCCcaaagctgcctggctcccATCTCAGCCCGCTGCTGGCAGACACGAGGCCGGCCTGCGGCCCTCGGGGGGAGCACGCAAGGCGGGGTGGAAAAGTGACTCAAAATGTGGAGCCACAAGCTTTCCTGGTGCCTGAAGAAATGCAGGCAGAACGGTTCCCTTCCCCTGAGACAAACACGGCAGCTAGGCCTCTGTAGTGGAAATAAATCGGGGCCTTGGCTGAATCACAAATCATCCTTTCTGCATTTAACTGTTACCAGGCTCGTGGATGGCACCTCTCCTCGGGAGACCCTGTACCAGGGCGTCAGCAGCATCGCTGCCACGCTGCACGCCAGCAAATGGCGGCACGGAGGAGCAGCACTTCTCCCACCGGTAATCCTTCTAGGCAGGCACAGGGATGCTCCTGGGACTCCTCAGCCCCACAACCAGCCGGGACGTTTCTGCACAGCAGGCCCTCGCCACGGCCGAGGCACGCCGGCAACGCCTGTCCTGTCTCGTTTCCAGCTCAGCTCCCAAACAAGCCCGCTGTCCTCGTCTCTTCCTATTTCTGTCGACGCTTCAGCCGCATCTCACTGATGCTCGCAGCAGCGCCTGGGACTTCAAAGTCAAGTCACCGCCACGTTACAAAACTGTGAGGCCCTTTTTGCCCGACGCCAGCTTTGGCTGCGGTTCCCCCCAAGAGGGAACAAACACTCCTgctcccccagcagccccgggcagccACGGCGGCCCTCGGCATCCCTTCCCTACCCGTTTTTTCTCACAACTCGGGGATTTCATAAGCGCCTCAGCTATTTCCTCAGCCCCTGATGGTGCTTGAGCTTCTCCTGTACTTCTTTCCAAGTGAACACAGAAACTAgttagaaatattaatttgtatATTCACCAAAGGGTCACAGAAACTTTCTTAAAACTGACCAGAACACAGACCACTGAATGTAATGTAAGATGGCGGGTTAAGTGGTTAACATATAGCCCCAAATCACTCCTGCTTTCTGTcgcagaattatttttctcaactacagctttctgtttctcctccttaCCTGATGCGATAGTAGCACCAAGGTTTAAAACCTGGAAAGCTTTCACCTAGCTTTAGCTTCCTGAAAACGTTTAACAGCCTGACAGAGGATGTTATGAGCTGCATGGgacaggaaagagagagaaacgAAGTAGGGAAACCCCCTCTGGGAGTGAAATCTGCTCCTGCCTCCTGTACGTCCTTGGGGCTTTCCATCCCTGTGCGCCACGGCCAGCGTCCCCcgctggggctggagcccaCCCCGCTGCCCTCGGTCATCCTCCAGCGTGGCGTGAGACCCTGCAGAGACTGAGACTCGATGGCCAACACGCTGGGGCGAACGCCGAGCCTCCGCGGGGGCAACCGAGGGACGGCGCAGcgggctgctccctggggagcacgGCCCACAGCCCCCGGCCCAGGGGCTGCCCCGCCTGGGGCGCAGCGGAgtcgggcagggctgggctccctcTCCTTCGGGAGATTTGGGCTCTGCAGCGAGCTGTGGGCAGCCCGACCCGGGCGTCTCTGGTGGCCACACGGCCCCGGCCTTGCCAGGTTTGTGAGGATGTCACCGAAAACTCCCCACCGGGACCTGGGGTGGCTGCTTTCTGGGATACACGTGGACAAGGCTTGGCAGGAGCTGACTGCCCAGCGTATTCCTGTCAGGCGGAGATCCGCATCCGGGGATGGTCTTTCCTTCCCCGCACAGCCTGCGGGGCTGCGAAGGCCTCCGCTGCTCCAGTGAGTGACAGTCCCTAAAGTTTGCAGAGGTTTGCTAAACCCTGGCAgaaagggggtggggagagcagTGAAAGGACAGACAGACgtgggggggggagcggggggggtggagggaggaaaaaaagaaagatgcagaggATTTCAGCTCTGGCTCTGCGACTTGACGTGGGGTGTGTGAAGGAGCCTGAAActtaaaaagatttattttctctagTCATAAATCTCATCCCGT
Encoded proteins:
- the PRDM8 gene encoding LOW QUALITY PROTEIN: PR domain zinc finger protein 8 (The sequence of the model RefSeq protein was modified relative to this genomic sequence to represent the inferred CDS: deleted 1 base in 1 codon), encoding MEDAGVQRGIWDGDAKTVQQCLTDIFTSVYTTCDIPENAIFGPCVLSHTSLYDSIAFIALKSTDKRTVPYIFRVDTSAANGSSEGLMWLRLVQSAREREEQNLEAYIKSGQLFYRSLRRIAKDEELLVWYGKELTELLLLGPARAPARTNGSPPFACPECSQRFQFELPFAAHLRFRCPKRLHGPDGGPAAEAPGGKDGAGKEPEAGKYCKPGAPPHQPFPGAEGGGAAASTKPSTDFHNLARELENARGGRGGSPGRPAAPEAGPEPSGGRAKRRYPEEEARGPAAARGRFPAERPGLPPPPKEEPVCAPQQQYRAAGSYCGLEEGGRLFAPPSPETGEAKRSAFVEVKKAARGAEPDGGGGPEEGQERASPAGPGAGGAEPGLCPRGGPGGPLAARLEGGSPPRGSAFSSVPQLGAGGGGGAEERKSAFSQPARSFPHGPPLVLGQKLGGLGEPCPDAAAAAPARLYAAEALAVKLPGGGEAAAGGGGGGGGGGGLPKQSPFLYATAFWPKSSAAVAGPLQLQLPSALTLLPPSFTSLCLPAQNWCAKCNASFRMTSDLVYHMRSHHKKEYALEPLVKRRREEKLKCPICNESFRERHHLSRHMTSHN